From Streptomyces cyaneogriseus subsp. noncyanogenus, the proteins below share one genomic window:
- a CDS encoding AAA family ATPase — protein sequence MRPLSITLSGVRSYIGTCGPLDFTQRSLVGILGDTGAGKSTLLEAITYALYGRTSWGDHGTQLIADGCEKMSIDFTFTVDGTAWRVIRVCHRGDRSPEVRLCSGDTDGTAVNGVRPVNRRIQELLNLDYASFTSAVLLPQGKFDTLLNATGTARTQLLRSLLGIDELQRLGRRAEDHRARVDALLRKATEARGRLREDPEADAHRLRSQQTEAEKSAAELSGHLDTLRRLQHEAGGLQQHGAETARAASALAERTATDVQAPLAALVTYDRILQEQLDTLDRTHEDTTRQRDLLQAALDEDRGSGLTITALAAAAEVLQAAPGLLSTLGEQQQELQQDLDRLREDDHSIQEDSDRLAKQAARLPELDEDAERARKQVEEAETALARLTATLRVLLEEGAAVAEHHAAQAAARSRLDDLTAASATADTALEEQRGRLQEAAKKLEAVQRGEAAHTAGASLSPGDACPVCTHPLDAAYTAPDPQDPKALKRAKRAHSAAATAVNDALTAQQQVQADIRQAEQDEQHHLQAADAARGRLSAQLSPARDHARSVAALTGHDEPDSFAAHLVADITTTADTLLAQTQPSATERLTLLDTLLEGARVRTEDAHRSAARIRDTAASATADVHTAQAVLTQRRKTLETARKKARQEQQRLDRARQQFLTRLEALPRPVQISLPDEDALPSPEAIAACASAATTHLERLSDLDREYTQVLRSLQQLAQQREDLAGEHRRRVAQPLRQQQTTLELRAEAATAASRLLNDAAVTVPSPPAAWDKPEDVAAYASALDAACADLREALDALQRATQATLEELASRAAAAFRTLTPLAPKAPLSPAADTNLLFTPSLLAPFHEQAGALQSQAAQAASGLAEATSQIPYARALDAAIKAGEQQQSAWAGLREELNDSRFPRHLAELRTHSLLTLGSRLLKDLSAGRFAFSKDFQIVSLGNNTARSPRTLSGGETFQASLALSLALVELHSRTSARLESLFLDEGFATLDAGALESALSTLRTHVGGDKLLAVISHLHPVAESVNDVLWVEKDVSGSTARWLTPQEHHTLVRSNFHNLAELT from the coding sequence ATGAGGCCGCTGAGCATCACCCTGTCCGGAGTCCGCAGCTACATCGGCACCTGCGGACCGTTGGACTTCACCCAACGGAGCCTGGTCGGCATCCTCGGCGACACCGGCGCGGGCAAGTCGACACTGCTGGAGGCGATCACCTACGCCCTCTACGGCAGGACATCCTGGGGCGACCACGGGACACAGCTGATCGCCGACGGCTGCGAGAAGATGTCGATCGACTTTACCTTCACCGTCGACGGCACGGCCTGGCGCGTCATCCGTGTCTGCCACAGGGGCGACCGCAGCCCCGAGGTACGCCTGTGCTCCGGGGACACCGATGGCACGGCCGTCAACGGCGTCAGGCCGGTCAACCGGCGCATCCAGGAACTGCTGAACCTGGACTACGCGAGCTTCACGAGTGCCGTGCTCCTGCCGCAGGGCAAGTTCGACACGCTCCTCAACGCCACCGGCACCGCTCGCACCCAGCTTCTGAGGTCCTTGCTCGGCATCGACGAGCTCCAGCGCCTGGGTCGGCGCGCGGAGGATCACCGCGCACGGGTCGACGCCCTGCTGCGCAAGGCGACCGAGGCCCGTGGCCGCCTGCGCGAGGACCCAGAAGCCGACGCCCATCGTCTGCGCAGCCAGCAGACCGAGGCCGAGAAGAGTGCAGCCGAGCTGTCCGGGCACCTGGACACCCTGCGCCGACTGCAACATGAGGCCGGTGGCCTGCAGCAGCACGGCGCGGAGACCGCCCGCGCAGCATCCGCCCTGGCGGAACGCACCGCTACCGATGTACAGGCGCCCCTCGCCGCGCTCGTCACCTACGACCGCATCCTGCAGGAACAGCTGGACACCCTCGACCGCACCCACGAGGACACCACACGGCAGCGTGACCTGCTGCAGGCCGCACTGGACGAGGACCGCGGCAGCGGCCTGACCATCACTGCTCTCGCCGCAGCAGCCGAAGTACTGCAGGCCGCCCCGGGGCTGCTGAGTACCCTCGGCGAGCAGCAGCAGGAACTGCAGCAGGACCTCGACCGCCTCCGAGAGGACGACCACTCCATCCAGGAGGACAGTGACCGCCTGGCGAAGCAAGCTGCCCGGCTCCCCGAACTCGACGAGGACGCCGAGCGCGCCCGCAAGCAGGTAGAGGAGGCGGAGACAGCCCTCGCCCGGCTGACGGCCACCCTCCGTGTCCTGCTCGAAGAAGGTGCAGCTGTCGCCGAGCACCACGCCGCGCAAGCAGCAGCCCGGAGCCGGCTCGATGACCTCACCGCCGCGTCAGCCACCGCTGATACCGCCCTCGAGGAACAGCGCGGCCGACTCCAAGAGGCTGCCAAGAAGCTGGAAGCCGTCCAGCGCGGCGAAGCCGCCCACACCGCCGGAGCATCGCTGTCCCCGGGGGACGCCTGCCCCGTCTGCACGCATCCCCTCGACGCCGCATACACCGCGCCCGATCCCCAGGACCCCAAGGCGCTGAAGCGGGCGAAGCGGGCCCACAGTGCAGCAGCCACCGCCGTCAACGATGCCCTCACCGCGCAGCAGCAGGTCCAGGCCGACATCCGGCAGGCAGAACAGGATGAACAGCACCACCTTCAGGCGGCCGATGCGGCCAGGGGCCGCCTCAGCGCCCAGCTCTCCCCCGCCCGGGACCATGCCCGGTCTGTGGCAGCCCTGACCGGCCACGACGAGCCAGATTCCTTCGCCGCGCATCTCGTCGCCGACATCACCACCACCGCAGACACACTCCTTGCCCAGACGCAGCCGAGCGCTACCGAACGCCTTACCCTTCTGGACACGCTGCTGGAGGGCGCCCGAGTACGCACCGAGGATGCGCACCGATCTGCCGCCCGCATTCGCGACACCGCAGCGTCAGCCACGGCCGACGTCCACACCGCGCAGGCGGTACTCACCCAGCGCCGCAAGACCCTGGAGACTGCCCGTAAAAAGGCCCGGCAGGAACAGCAGCGCCTAGACCGCGCACGCCAGCAGTTCCTCACTCGGCTGGAGGCGCTGCCGCGCCCCGTGCAGATCAGCCTCCCGGACGAGGACGCGCTGCCATCCCCGGAAGCCATCGCCGCCTGCGCATCCGCGGCCACCACCCATCTGGAACGCCTGAGCGACCTCGACCGCGAATACACCCAGGTCCTCAGGAGCCTGCAGCAACTGGCCCAGCAGAGGGAAGACCTAGCCGGCGAACACCGGCGGCGCGTCGCCCAACCGCTACGTCAGCAGCAGACCACTCTCGAGCTGCGCGCCGAGGCTGCCACAGCAGCGTCACGGCTGCTCAACGACGCGGCCGTGACCGTGCCGTCTCCGCCCGCCGCGTGGGACAAACCCGAGGACGTCGCGGCCTACGCCTCCGCCCTCGATGCGGCGTGTGCCGATCTGCGTGAAGCCCTCGACGCACTGCAACGCGCTACCCAGGCAACCCTCGAAGAGCTTGCTTCCAGGGCCGCTGCCGCATTCCGTACCCTCACCCCCCTCGCACCCAAGGCACCACTGTCACCTGCGGCCGACACAAACCTACTGTTCACCCCCAGTCTCCTGGCTCCCTTCCACGAGCAGGCAGGCGCCCTGCAGTCGCAAGCCGCACAAGCAGCGTCGGGCCTCGCAGAAGCAACGTCCCAGATCCCCTACGCCCGCGCACTCGATGCAGCCATCAAAGCGGGTGAACAGCAGCAATCGGCCTGGGCAGGACTGCGCGAAGAGCTCAACGACTCCCGGTTTCCCCGCCACCTGGCCGAGCTGCGCACCCACTCCCTGCTCACCCTGGGCAGCCGGTTGCTCAAAGACCTGTCCGCCGGCCGGTTCGCCTTCAGCAAGGACTTCCAGATCGTCAGCCTCGGCAACAACACCGCCCGCAGCCCCAGAACCCTCTCAGGTGGGGAAACCTTCCAGGCCTCACTCGCCCTGTCACTGGCCCTGGTCGAACTGCACAGCCGCACCAGCGCACGCCTGGAAAGCCTCTTCCTCGACGAAGGGTTCGCCACCCTGGACGCCGGAGCTCTCGAAAGCGCCCTATCCACACTGCGCACCCACGTCGGCGGTGACAAACTCCTGGCCGTCATCAGCCATCTCCACCCCGTCGCTGAAAGCGTCAACGACGTCCTGTGGGTGGAAAAAGATGTGT